One Keratinibaculum paraultunense genomic window carries:
- a CDS encoding protein kinase domain-containing protein: MVKDIMGQVRAMKISKDTLSITNEYNSMIALKELNFIPNVYDFDDWEYNGDVFHYIVMEYIPGINLKELINNKKLKLNIIFKIGLIITNMFKKIDEIGYKYTDVKLENIILDISGKIYFIDFGGLVEKNKPTKEYTPSYNINSWGVNFKYNREMEILFSITMIMIALIGNVEYNPLKYNMEQVKTQVLSFPLGKSQKVFLYNALDGKYRNFKQYERALHNIIDYKKTYNKLSKIDYVLIASIVSFVFVIIVGIRCFLV; encoded by the coding sequence ATGGTAAAGGATATAATGGGGCAAGTAAGGGCTATGAAGATATCTAAAGATACATTATCCATAACCAATGAGTATAATTCAATGATAGCTTTAAAAGAGTTGAATTTTATACCTAATGTATATGATTTTGATGACTGGGAATATAACGGGGATGTATTCCATTATATAGTAATGGAGTATATCCCTGGAATTAATTTAAAAGAATTAATAAATAACAAAAAATTAAAATTAAATATTATATTTAAAATAGGGTTAATCATTACAAATATGTTTAAAAAAATAGATGAAATTGGGTATAAATATACTGATGTAAAATTGGAGAATATAATATTAGATATTAGTGGTAAAATATATTTTATCGATTTTGGAGGTTTAGTAGAAAAAAACAAACCTACAAAGGAGTATACTCCATCTTATAATATAAATTCTTGGGGTGTAAATTTCAAATATAATAGAGAAATGGAAATACTATTTAGTATAACTATGATTATGATAGCATTAATAGGTAATGTAGAATATAATCCACTAAAATATAATATGGAACAAGTAAAGACTCAAGTTTTGTCATTTCCATTAGGAAAGTCACAGAAGGTATTTTTATACAACGCTTTAGATGGCAAGTATAGGAATTTTAAGCAGTATGAAAGAGCATTACATAATATAATTGATTATAAAAAAACATATAATAAGCTTAGTAAAATTGACTATGTATTAATAGCTAGTATAGTCAGTTTTGTTTTTGTTATTATTGTAGGGATAAGGTGTTTTTTGGTATAA
- a CDS encoding vWA domain-containing protein: MLRQIILISDGQSNKGPNPGEVSELALKEDIRVNTIGIIDNNKNQMAIMELEDIAERGGGVCELTHLNHLSETLSRVTINSIYTTIEEMVSHELKEIIDMDIKDIHPVEREKFVKLIDMIGNEADLKCLILLDASGSMKNKIDIAKKSVLELLLFLEERKGKNEVGVLIFPGKEEYYDLLCDFTEDIDELKNSLDNINIGGITPTGYAIEGAIDIFVNARYDDIPYNHIV, translated from the coding sequence ATGTTAAGGCAGATAATTTTAATTTCTGATGGTCAATCAAATAAAGGACCTAATCCAGGAGAAGTATCTGAACTAGCATTAAAAGAAGACATTAGAGTAAATACTATAGGGATTATTGACAATAATAAAAATCAAATGGCCATTATGGAGTTAGAAGATATAGCAGAAAGAGGTGGAGGTGTGTGTGAATTAACTCATTTAAACCATCTTTCAGAAACATTAAGTAGAGTTACTATAAATTCTATATATACCACTATAGAAGAAATGGTAAGCCATGAGCTTAAAGAGATAATAGATATGGATATAAAAGATATTCACCCAGTGGAAAGAGAAAAATTTGTGAAACTAATAGATATGATAGGGAATGAAGCAGATTTAAAATGTTTAATATTGCTGGATGCAAGTGGAAGTATGAAAAACAAAATTGATATTGCTAAAAAAAGTGTATTGGAATTACTTTTGTTTTTAGAAGAGAGAAAAGGTAAAAATGAAGTAGGAGTTTTAATATTTCCAGGTAAGGAAGAATATTATGACTTATTGTGTGATTTTACTGAGGACATAGATGAATTGAAAAATAGTTTAGACAATATAAATATAGGAGGCATTACTCCTACAGGATATGCTATTGAAGGAGCAATAGATATATTTGTAAATGCAAGATATGATGATATACCCTATAATCATATAGTTTAG